Proteins from one Burkholderia sp. genomic window:
- the iscR gene encoding Fe-S cluster assembly transcriptional regulator IscR, whose translation MRLTTKGRFAVTAMIDLALRQEHGPVTLAGISQRQSISLSYLEQLFGKLRRHEIIESVRGPGGGYNLARRAVDVTVADIIIAVDEPLDATQCGGKGTCEGTKQPDGRCMTHELWSTLNQKMVEYLDSVSLQDFIDRQRAQESTLAVLLDHSVTEPTTPIEPLRAMPFGAHSVLNIATSS comes from the coding sequence ATGAGACTCACCACGAAAGGCCGTTTCGCCGTCACGGCGATGATTGACTTGGCACTGCGCCAGGAGCATGGGCCGGTGACGCTTGCGGGCATCAGCCAGCGCCAGAGCATCTCGCTCTCGTACCTAGAGCAGTTGTTCGGAAAGCTGCGGCGGCACGAGATCATTGAATCGGTCCGCGGGCCGGGGGGCGGCTACAACCTCGCTCGCCGTGCGGTCGACGTTACGGTCGCCGACATCATCATCGCGGTAGACGAACCGCTCGATGCCACGCAATGCGGTGGAAAGGGTACCTGCGAAGGCACCAAGCAGCCCGATGGTCGTTGCATGACGCACGAGCTCTGGTCGACGCTTAACCAGAAGATGGTCGAATACCTCGATTCGGTTTCGCTGCAGGATTTCATCGATCGGCAGCGCGCCCAAGAAAGTACACTAGCCGTGCTGCTCGACCATAGCGTGACGGAGCCGACCACGCCCATCGAGCCGCTGCGAGCAATGCCGTTCGGGGCGCATTCAGTCCTCAACATCGCGACCAGTTCCTAA
- the lipA gene encoding lipoyl synthase, whose protein sequence is MTNVTAPPASTAESAVYDPSAKQKAQAKTARIPIKIGPIEKLKKPEWIRVKAATGSSRFNEITTILREHNLHTVCEEASCPNIIECFGKGTATFMIMGDKCTRRCPFCDVSHGRPDPLDPNEPINLAKTIGTLRLKYVVITSVDRDDLRDGGAGHFVECIRHVREQSSETCIEILTPDFRGRLDRALGILNVAPPDVMNHNLETVPRLYKEARPGSDYAHSLKLLKDFKALHPNVATKSGLMVGLGETPEEILQVMRDLRKHDVDMLTIGQYLQPSEHHLPVRKYVHPNIFKMYEEEAYKMGFTHAAVGTMVRSSYHADLQAQGAGVV, encoded by the coding sequence ATGACTAACGTAACCGCACCCCCCGCATCGACCGCAGAATCTGCCGTTTACGATCCGAGCGCGAAGCAGAAGGCCCAGGCTAAGACGGCGCGCATCCCGATCAAGATTGGGCCGATCGAGAAGCTCAAGAAGCCTGAGTGGATTCGTGTGAAGGCGGCCACCGGCAGCTCACGCTTCAACGAAATCACGACCATTCTGCGCGAGCACAACCTGCACACAGTATGCGAGGAAGCAAGCTGCCCGAACATCATCGAGTGTTTCGGTAAGGGAACGGCGACTTTCATGATCATGGGCGACAAGTGCACGCGGCGCTGCCCGTTCTGCGACGTTAGCCACGGTCGACCAGATCCGCTCGATCCGAACGAGCCGATCAACCTAGCCAAGACGATCGGCACGCTGCGCCTGAAGTACGTGGTGATCACCAGCGTCGACCGTGACGACCTGCGCGACGGCGGTGCCGGCCACTTCGTCGAATGCATCCGTCATGTGCGCGAGCAGTCTTCGGAAACGTGCATCGAAATCCTCACCCCAGACTTCCGCGGTCGCTTGGATCGCGCCTTAGGCATCCTCAATGTCGCGCCACCCGACGTCATGAACCACAACCTCGAGACGGTGCCGCGCCTCTACAAAGAAGCGCGCCCAGGTTCGGACTACGCGCATTCGCTGAAGCTGCTGAAGGACTTCAAAGCACTGCATCCGAACGTCGCCACCAAGTCGGGCCTGATGGTCGGCCTGGGCGAGACGCCTGAGGAAATCCTGCAAGTGATGCGCGACCTGCGCAAGCACGATGTCGATATGCTGACCATCGGCCAGTATCTACAGCCTTCCGAGCACCATTTGCCGGTGCGTAAGTACGTGCATCCCAACATCTTCAAGATGTACGAAGAAGAAGCCTATAAAATGGGCTTCACGCATGCGGCGGTAGGCACGATGGTACGCTCGAGCTATCACGCAGACCTGCAGGCGCAGGGTGCCGGCGTGGTCTGA
- a CDS encoding IscS subfamily cysteine desulfurase, whose protein sequence is MNNDTPHLPIYMDYSATTPVDPRVVDKMVPYLREQFGNPASRSHAYGWDAERAVEEAREQVAALVNTGPREIIWTSGATESDNLAIKGAAHFYQGKGKHIITVKTEHKAVLDTCRELEREGFEVTYLDVKDDGLIDLEVFKTALRPDTILVSVMHVNNEIGVIQDIETIGEICRAQGIVSHVDAAQSTGKVGIDLAKLQVDLMSFSAHKTYGPKGIGALYVRRKPRVRIEAQMHGGGHERGMRSGTLATHQIVGMGEAFRIAREEMAVENERVRALRDKLLLGLSQIEETYVNGDMEQRVPYNLNISFNFVEGESLIMAIKDVAVSSGSACTSASLEPSYVLRALGRNDELAHSSIRFTVGRFTTEADVDYVINLLQDKIAKLRGLSPLWEMYKDGVDLSMIEWASH, encoded by the coding sequence ATGAACAACGATACTCCTCACCTGCCCATTTATATGGACTACAGCGCGACGACGCCCGTCGATCCGCGCGTGGTCGATAAGATGGTGCCGTATCTGCGCGAGCAGTTCGGTAATCCGGCATCGCGCAGCCACGCGTATGGTTGGGATGCAGAGCGGGCGGTGGAAGAGGCGCGCGAGCAGGTTGCGGCGCTCGTGAACACGGGCCCGCGCGAAATTATCTGGACCTCGGGCGCGACTGAATCGGACAACCTCGCGATCAAGGGCGCGGCGCATTTCTACCAGGGAAAAGGCAAGCACATCATCACGGTAAAGACCGAGCACAAGGCCGTTCTCGATACCTGCCGCGAACTCGAGCGTGAAGGCTTTGAAGTGACCTACCTAGACGTCAAGGACGATGGCCTGATCGATCTCGAGGTATTCAAGACCGCGCTGCGCCCGGATACGATCTTGGTTTCGGTTATGCATGTGAATAATGAGATCGGCGTAATCCAAGACATCGAGACGATCGGCGAGATCTGCCGAGCCCAGGGCATCGTGTCCCACGTCGACGCCGCGCAGTCCACCGGAAAGGTGGGGATCGATCTCGCTAAGTTGCAGGTTGACCTGATGTCGTTTTCGGCGCACAAGACCTACGGTCCGAAGGGGATCGGCGCGCTCTACGTGCGCCGCAAGCCGCGTGTTCGGATCGAGGCACAGATGCACGGCGGCGGCCACGAGCGCGGCATGCGCTCCGGCACCCTGGCGACGCACCAGATCGTCGGCATGGGCGAGGCCTTCCGCATCGCCCGGGAGGAAATGGCGGTCGAAAACGAGCGTGTGCGCGCACTGCGCGACAAGTTGCTGCTCGGCCTGTCGCAGATCGAGGAAACCTATGTGAACGGCGACATGGAACAGCGTGTCCCGTACAATTTGAACATCAGCTTCAATTTCGTCGAAGGAGAGTCGCTGATCATGGCGATCAAGGATGTCGCTGTGTCATCGGGCTCGGCCTGTACCTCGGCCTCGCTGGAGCCGTCCTACGTGCTGCGCGCGCTGGGCCGGAACGACGAACTCGCGCACAGCTCGATCCGCTTCACGGTCGGTCGCTTTACCACCGAGGCGGATGTCGACTACGTGATTAACTTGCTGCAAGACAAGATCGCCAAGCTACGCGGTCTGTCCCCGCTCTGGGAAATGTACAAGGACGGCGTCGATCTTTCGATGATCGAGTGGGCCTCACACTGA
- the iscU gene encoding Fe-S cluster assembly scaffold IscU, whose amino-acid sequence MSYSNQVLDHYENPRNVGSFSKDDDAVGTGMVGAPACGDVMKLQIRVSSDGVIEDAKFKTYGCGSAIASSSLVTEWVKGKTLDQALAIKNTQIVEELALPPVKIHCSLLAEDAIKGAVDDYRKRHDATAEDGQAA is encoded by the coding sequence ATGTCTTACAGCAATCAAGTTCTGGATCACTACGAAAATCCACGCAACGTCGGTTCCTTCTCGAAAGACGATGACGCAGTCGGTACGGGCATGGTCGGTGCGCCGGCCTGCGGAGACGTGATGAAGCTGCAGATTCGTGTCAGTTCGGATGGCGTCATCGAAGACGCGAAGTTCAAAACCTATGGTTGCGGCTCGGCGATCGCCTCGAGTTCGCTGGTCACAGAATGGGTGAAAGGCAAGACGCTGGACCAGGCGCTGGCCATCAAAAATACACAGATCGTTGAGGAATTGGCGCTGCCTCCGGTGAAGATCCACTGTTCGCTCCTCGCGGAAGATGCGATCAAGGGAGCAGTGGACGATTACCGCAAGCGTCACGATGCGACCGCGGAAGACGGACAAGCTGCGTAA